One window from the genome of Paracoccus marcusii encodes:
- a CDS encoding aspartate carbamoyltransferase catalytic subunit yields the protein MSFRARHLLGIDHLKPDEIVSLLDLSEDYVSLNRRTVKHSDALAGMTQINMFFENSTRTQASFELAGKRLGADVMNMAVAQSSVKKGETLIDTALTLNAMQPDLLVVRHPHSGAVNLLAEKVNCAVINAGDGRHEHPTQALLDALTIRRAKGRLQRLTIAICGDIAHSRVARSNLILLGKMENRIRLIGPATLMPAGVADMGVELYEDMREGLRGADVVMMLRLQKERMDGGFIPSEREYFHRFGLDAEKLALAAPDAIVMHPGPMNRGVEIDGTIADDINRSVIQDQVEMGVAVRMAALDLLARNLRASRGRAAAGES from the coding sequence ATGAGCTTTCGCGCCCGCCATCTTCTGGGCATCGACCATCTCAAGCCCGACGAGATCGTGTCGCTGTTGGATCTGTCCGAGGATTACGTCAGCCTGAACCGTCGCACGGTCAAGCATTCCGATGCACTGGCCGGCATGACCCAGATCAACATGTTCTTCGAGAACTCGACCCGCACCCAGGCCAGCTTCGAACTGGCAGGCAAGCGGTTGGGCGCGGACGTGATGAACATGGCCGTCGCGCAGTCGTCGGTGAAGAAGGGCGAGACGCTGATCGACACGGCGCTGACGCTGAACGCGATGCAGCCCGACCTTCTGGTGGTGCGCCACCCGCATTCCGGCGCGGTGAACCTGCTGGCGGAGAAGGTCAACTGCGCGGTCATCAACGCGGGCGACGGGCGGCACGAACATCCGACCCAGGCCCTGCTGGACGCGCTGACCATCCGCCGCGCCAAGGGGCGGCTGCAGCGCCTGACCATCGCCATCTGCGGCGACATCGCCCACAGCCGCGTGGCCCGGTCAAACCTGATCCTGCTGGGCAAGATGGAGAACCGCATCCGCCTGATCGGCCCCGCGACCCTGATGCCCGCGGGCGTCGCGGACATGGGGGTCGAACTCTATGAGGACATGCGCGAGGGGCTGCGCGGCGCCGATGTCGTCATGATGCTGCGCCTGCAGAAAGAGCGGATGGATGGCGGCTTCATCCCGTCCGAGCGGGAATATTTCCACCGCTTCGGGCTGGATGCGGAAAAGCTGGCCCTGGCCGCGCCCGACGCGATCGTCATGCATCCGGGTCCCATGAACCGCGGGGTCGAGATCGACGGCACCATCGCGGACGACATCAACCGCAGCGTCATCCAGGACCAGGTCGAGATGGGCGTCGCCGTCCGCATGGCCGCCCTGGACCTGCTGGCCCGCAACCTGCGCGCCAGCCGTGGCCGCGCCGCCGCCGGAGAATCGTGA
- a CDS encoding MATE family efflux transporter, which translates to MHSRYRPHVLATLSLGLPLIGSHLARMAIGVGDTVMVGWYGVEPLAALVIATSFFHILFFLGMGFGIGVLGLIAAHVAAGRETEVRRGARMALWLSAGYALAVMPLMWWSEPILQALGQTDTVSALAQDYLRIAGWGLAVVLGQLTLSSYLAALERTQVVMWVTLAGLPLNLALNWVLIFGNLGAPELGVRGAAIASVTVQVVQLLALISYAGWVPVARKYNLFQRFWRPDWQAMRQIARIGWPIGLTMVAEGGLFVASNIMMGWIGTPQLAAHGIALQITSITFMAHLGLSNAATVRVGQAKGRGDRAWMRDAAVTVVWMSLAFAAVAIMLYLLFAEQLVRLYLDPTDPQAPQIVALGAMLLMYAALFQLTDAFQVIALGFLRGVQDTQVPMWIAGFSYWVVGMPVAWALAFPLGFGPAGLWLGLCVGLTFAAVLLMRRFWRGHARGDWTRAAATV; encoded by the coding sequence ATGCACAGCCGATACCGCCCCCATGTTCTTGCGACCCTGTCGTTGGGCCTGCCGCTGATCGGCAGCCACCTGGCGCGCATGGCCATCGGCGTGGGCGACACGGTCATGGTCGGCTGGTACGGGGTCGAGCCGCTGGCCGCCCTGGTCATCGCGACCAGCTTCTTCCACATCCTGTTCTTTCTGGGCATGGGCTTCGGCATCGGCGTGCTGGGCCTGATCGCCGCCCATGTCGCCGCCGGCCGAGAGACCGAGGTCCGCCGCGGGGCTCGGATGGCGCTGTGGCTGTCGGCCGGCTATGCCCTGGCCGTGATGCCGCTGATGTGGTGGTCCGAACCGATCCTGCAGGCCCTGGGCCAGACCGACACGGTCAGCGCGCTGGCGCAGGATTACCTGCGCATCGCGGGCTGGGGCCTGGCGGTGGTCCTGGGCCAGCTGACCCTGTCATCCTATCTGGCCGCGCTGGAGCGGACGCAGGTCGTCATGTGGGTCACCCTGGCCGGGCTGCCGTTGAACCTGGCGCTGAACTGGGTGCTGATCTTCGGCAACCTGGGCGCGCCCGAACTGGGCGTGCGCGGCGCCGCCATCGCCAGCGTCACCGTCCAGGTGGTCCAGCTGCTGGCCCTGATCTCCTATGCGGGCTGGGTGCCCGTCGCGCGCAAGTACAACCTGTTCCAGCGCTTCTGGCGCCCCGACTGGCAGGCCATGCGCCAGATCGCGCGGATCGGCTGGCCCATCGGGCTGACCATGGTGGCCGAGGGCGGACTGTTCGTCGCCTCGAACATCATGATGGGCTGGATCGGGACGCCCCAGCTGGCCGCCCACGGCATCGCGCTGCAGATCACCTCGATCACCTTCATGGCCCATCTGGGGCTGTCCAACGCCGCGACCGTCCGGGTGGGCCAGGCCAAGGGCCGCGGCGATCGCGCCTGGATGCGCGATGCGGCGGTCACGGTCGTGTGGATGTCGCTGGCCTTTGCCGCCGTGGCCATCATGCTGTACCTGCTGTTCGCCGAACAGCTGGTGCGGCTGTATCTGGACCCGACCGATCCGCAGGCCCCGCAGATCGTGGCACTTGGCGCGATGCTGCTGATGTATGCCGCGCTGTTCCAGCTGACCGATGCGTTCCAGGTGATCGCCCTGGGCTTCCTGCGCGGGGTCCAGGACACGCAGGTGCCGATGTGGATCGCGGGCTTCAGCTATTGGGTCGTGGGCATGCCGGTGGCCTGGGCGCTTGCCTTTCCCCTGGGCTTCGGCCCCGCTGGCCTGTGGCTGGGCCTGTGCGTCGGGTTGACCTTTGCCGCGGTGCTGCTGATGCGTCGGTTCTGGCGCGGCCACGCGCGCGGGGACTGGACCCGCGCCGCGGCCACGGTCTAA
- a CDS encoding Lrp/AsnC ligand binding domain-containing protein, which yields MRAVFVQFRCEPGRTYQVAEAIYDREVVSELYSTSGDFDLIAKVYIPEDQDVGRFLSDRLFDIPHISRTLTTMTFRAF from the coding sequence ATGCGCGCCGTCTTCGTCCAGTTCCGCTGCGAGCCCGGCAGGACCTATCAGGTCGCCGAGGCCATCTACGACCGCGAGGTCGTCAGCGAGCTTTATTCCACCTCCGGCGATTTCGACCTGATCGCCAAGGTCTACATCCCCGAGGACCAGGATGTCGGCCGCTTCCTGTCGGACCGACTGTTCGACATTCCGCATATCAGCCGCACCCTGACCACCATGACCTTTCGCGCGTTCTGA
- a CDS encoding pyridoxal phosphate-dependent aminotransferase: protein MPPFAPLVAGLPATVPFVGPETLERRRGVPFAARLGANESAFGPSPLAARAMREAVGQVWKYGDAPSFDLSHALAAHHRTTPDGIMVGEGIDGLLGNLVRMMVAPGDAVVTSDGAYPTFNYHVAGFGGVLHTVPYRDDAEDPDALVARAHAIGARLLYLANPDNPMGTWHDGTVIAAMLDRMPADCLLVLDQAYAEFAPASAIPDIVADDPRVIRMRTFSKAYGLAGARIGYAIGAPDLIAGFDRVRNHFGVNRIAQAGALAALADQGWLAHVVAEVQAARLRIADIGAANGLTALPSATNFVALDTQRDGAFARALIAALEREGVFARMPGVAPLDRCIRISAAPIHELDVFEDALPRALAALSPA, encoded by the coding sequence ATGCCGCCCTTCGCACCCCTGGTGGCGGGCCTGCCCGCGACCGTGCCCTTTGTCGGCCCCGAAACCCTGGAACGCCGCCGCGGCGTGCCCTTCGCCGCCCGCCTTGGCGCGAACGAGAGCGCGTTCGGACCCAGCCCGCTGGCCGCCCGCGCCATGCGCGAGGCCGTGGGCCAGGTCTGGAAATACGGCGACGCGCCCAGCTTTGATCTGTCCCACGCGCTGGCGGCCCATCACCGCACCACCCCGGACGGCATCATGGTCGGAGAGGGCATCGACGGCCTGCTGGGCAACCTTGTGCGGATGATGGTCGCGCCGGGCGATGCGGTGGTCACCTCGGACGGGGCCTATCCGACCTTCAACTATCACGTCGCGGGCTTCGGTGGGGTGCTGCACACGGTTCCCTATCGCGACGACGCCGAAGATCCGGATGCCCTGGTCGCGCGTGCCCATGCCATCGGCGCGCGGCTGCTTTATCTGGCCAATCCAGACAATCCGATGGGCACCTGGCACGACGGCACGGTGATCGCGGCGATGCTGGACCGGATGCCGGCCGACTGCCTGCTGGTGCTGGACCAGGCCTATGCGGAATTCGCGCCGGCCTCGGCCATTCCCGACATCGTGGCGGACGATCCGCGGGTGATCCGCATGCGGACCTTCTCCAAGGCCTATGGCCTGGCCGGCGCGCGCATCGGCTATGCGATCGGCGCGCCGGACCTGATCGCGGGCTTTGACCGGGTGCGCAATCATTTCGGGGTGAATCGCATTGCCCAGGCCGGGGCGCTGGCCGCGCTGGCCGACCAGGGCTGGCTGGCCCATGTCGTGGCCGAGGTTCAGGCCGCCCGGCTGCGCATCGCCGATATCGGCGCCGCCAACGGCCTGACCGCGCTGCCCTCGGCCACGAATTTCGTGGCGCTCGACACCCAGCGCGATGGCGCCTTCGCCCGCGCCCTGATCGCCGCACTGGAGCGCGAGGGCGTGTTCGCCCGCATGCCGGGTGTCGCCCCCCTGGACCGCTGCATCCGCATCAGCGCCGCACCGATCCACGAACTGGACGTGTTCGAGGACGCGCTGCCCCGCGCGCTGGCCGCCCTCAGTCCCGCATGA
- a CDS encoding DnaJ family domain-containing protein: MGWLERIAERMMLKARAEGKLTGIEGEGRPLPDRPIETDATAAGFRIMAQAGVLPPEIVLKKQVIAARARLSDMPEGPERAALLAEIALLQMRQAIAEEARRRFMRD; encoded by the coding sequence ATGGGCTGGCTGGAGCGGATCGCCGAACGGATGATGCTGAAGGCCCGCGCCGAGGGCAAGCTGACGGGGATTGAGGGCGAGGGCAGGCCCCTGCCCGACCGGCCCATCGAGACGGATGCCACGGCGGCGGGGTTCCGGATCATGGCGCAGGCCGGGGTGCTGCCGCCCGAGATCGTGCTGAAGAAGCAGGTGATCGCCGCGCGGGCCCGCCTGTCCGACATGCCCGAGGGCCCGGAACGCGCGGCCCTGCTGGCCGAGATCGCCCTGCTGCAGATGCGTCAGGCCATCGCCGAGGAGGCCCGCCGCCGCTTCATGCGGGACTGA